The following proteins are encoded in a genomic region of Bufo bufo chromosome 11, aBufBuf1.1, whole genome shotgun sequence:
- the LOC120981527 gene encoding olfactory receptor 10G4-like, translated as MWALSITKNNQTWFDDFYLQGFANIEDYSLGLFFIFLFTYLLTLSGNMIIVLIVRLHLHLHTPMYFFITNLSLLEMWYISTTVPKLLAILVTHDKRVSFHWCFAQLYMFHGLGMTECALLAVMSFDRYMAICHPLRYTSIMSGRRCGLLALLCWTYGFMSATIPLSLTMMVPFCGLRHIDHYFCDLAPLLSLACINTSLNATVNGCVIGFATMFNFIIIIIMYINIIYSIVKMRSNTGRIRAFSTCSSHITVVMLFYSTAFTVYASPKGLHSVNYDKMIALVYAMFTPLLNPIIYSLRNKEVKKALKRILTKISKKA; from the coding sequence ATGTGGGCTCTATCTATAACCAAGAACAACCAAACTTGGTTTGATGACTTTTATCTTCAAGGGTTTGCTAACATTGAGGACTACAGCCTTgggctgttttttatttttctctttaccTATTTACTCACTCTTTCTGGTAACATGATCATCGTCTTGATAGTACGTCTTCACCTGCACCTTCACACTCCAATGTATTTCTTCATTACCAACCTGTCCTTGCTGGAAATGTGGTACATATCAACTACGGTACCAAAACTTTTGGCTATTCTTGTGACCCATGACAAAAGGGTTTCATTCCATTGGTGCTTTGCTCAACTGTATATGTTTCATGGACTTGGCATGACGGAATGTGCTTTGTTAGCTGTCATGTCCTTTGATCGATATATGGCTATATGCCACCCTCTCAGATATACTAGCATCATGAGTGGCAGAAGGTGTGGACTGCTAGCCCTGTTATGTTGGACTTATGGGTTCATGTCTGCAACTATACCCCTCAGTTTAACCATGATGGTGCCTTTCTGTGGCCTACGGCACATAGACCATTACTTTTGTGACCTTGCTCCTCTGTTGAGTTTGGCCTGTATAAATACCTCTCTTAATGCTACAGTTAATGGCTGTGTTATTGGCTTTGCTACTATGTTTAACTTCATAATTATCATCATCAtgtatattaatatcatatattctaTTGTGaagatgaggtcaaacacaggaaGAATTAGGGCCTTCTCCACCTGTTCGTCTCATATCACTGTGGTGATGTTATTTTATAGCACTGCCTTTACTGTCTATGCAAGCCCCAAAGGCTTGCATTCAGTGAACTATGACAAGATGATCGCTTTGGTATATGCCATGTTTACCCCTTTACTGAACCCAATCATTTATAGTCTGAGGAATAAAGAAGTGAAAAAAGCATTAAAAAGAATTTTAACAAAAATCTCCAAAAAAGCATAG
- the LOC120981528 gene encoding olfactory receptor 6N2-like has product MENLNQTIFKDFELLGFVGFDNYSPVWFTVFFLIYVFTIIGNMLIILVVYYDIHLHMPMYFFIINLSCLEIWYVSITTPKLLIMLATKNKKISFYWCFAQIYMFHSLGITECNLLAIMAIDRFVAICIPLRYNIIINTRVSRGLTLMCWITGFLMALIPMTLTSRVPFCGRYYVNHYFCDLAPLLSLACSDITMTVTINRFVGGFATMFNLAIVVLMYMNIIYSIMKIKTKNGQKKAFSTCSSHLTVVTLFYGAACIVYATPKTSRSVEYDKSFALVYAMFTPFLNPIIYSLRNRQVISGLKRGLQSMQRHINER; this is encoded by the coding sequence ATGGAAAATCTAAACCAGACAATCTTCAAAGACTTCGAGCTACTAGGATTTGTTGGCTTTGATAACTACAGTCCAGTTTGGTTCACTGTCTTTTTTTTAATCTACGTTTTTACCATCATTGGAAACATGTTGATTATTTTAGTGGTTTACTATGACATTCATCTTCATATGCCCATGTATTTTTTCATTATCAACCTGTCCTGTCTTGAGATTTGGTATGTATCTATCACAACCCCCAAGCTTTTGATTATGCTGGCAACCAAAAATAAGAAGATCTCATTCTACTGGTGCTTTGCTCAGATCTACATGTTCCATAGTTTAGGTATCACTGAGTGTAATCTTTTGGCTATTATGGCCATTGACAGATTTGTTGCCATATGTATACCACTCCGTTACAACATCATCATTAATACCAGAGTAAGTAGAGGCTTAACCTTGATGTGCTGGATAACAGGGTTCCTGATGGCACTCATTCCCATGACTCTAACTTCTCGAGTTCCATTTTGTGGAAGATATTACGTGAATCATTACTTTTGTGACTTAGCGCCATTACTCAGTCTGGCATGTAGTGACATCACCATGACTGTCACCATAAATAGATTTGTGGGTGGATTTGCCACAATGTTCAACCTTGCTATTGTTGTTctaatgtacatgaatataatatATTCCATTATGAAGATAAAGACTAAAAATGGACAGAAGAAGGCCTTCTCCACCTGCTCCTCACACTTGACGGTGGTGACCCTCTTCTACGGTGCAGCTTGTATTGTGTATGCTACTCCTAAAACATCTCGTTCAGTGGAGTATGACAAATCATTTGCCCTGGTATATGCTATGTTTACTCCTTTCCTCAACCCAATCATTTATAGTCTGAGGAATCGGCAAGTCATTTCTGGGCTAAAAAGAGGTCTACAAAGCATGCAGAGACATATTAATGAAAGGTAA